The Microbacterium sp. LWH7-1.2 genome window below encodes:
- a CDS encoding IS256 family transposase: protein MTHHQSALTTLIGEVLADPDLAHSDVFRRMLQAGLQDLINAEATMKIGAAPHERTPERTTRRNGTRPKTLATPAGEVDLQIPKLREGSFFPSLLSPRRRVDKALYAVICQAWIDGVSTRKVDQLIRALGNDTGISRSTVSRICAEIDEAVQEFLHRRIDHTWFPYLFLDATYLDVRHRGRVVSQALVVATGVSGDGRREILGMSLGDAETTDFWTEFLRGLRDRGLKVATDADPEGVALVTSDAHAGLKAAVKAILPGAGWQRCRVHFARNVTQRLGSARSKPVNALITTIFAQTTPEAVLAQYQQVTDSLRSSFPEIAAMLEAAEPDLTGFAAMPREHWQKIWSNNPIERLNREIKRRADVVQIFPDRDSVTRLIGAVLQEQHEEWQYGERRYFSDISMRKLVHTLHAHTEPARPELYLTA, encoded by the coding sequence ATGACCCACCACCAGTCTGCCCTGACGACCCTGATCGGCGAAGTCCTCGCCGATCCCGACCTGGCCCACTCCGACGTCTTCCGGCGGATGCTGCAGGCCGGCCTGCAGGATCTGATCAACGCGGAAGCGACCATGAAGATCGGTGCCGCCCCACACGAACGCACCCCGGAGCGCACCACCCGCCGCAACGGCACGCGTCCGAAGACCCTCGCGACCCCGGCCGGCGAGGTCGACCTGCAGATCCCGAAGCTGCGGGAGGGGTCGTTCTTCCCGTCGCTGCTCAGCCCCCGCCGCCGGGTGGACAAGGCGCTCTACGCGGTGATCTGTCAGGCCTGGATCGACGGGGTGAGCACTCGGAAGGTCGACCAGCTGATCCGCGCGTTGGGCAACGACACCGGCATCTCGAGGTCGACGGTCTCTCGGATCTGCGCCGAGATCGACGAGGCGGTGCAGGAGTTCCTGCACCGTCGGATCGACCACACCTGGTTCCCGTATCTGTTCCTGGACGCCACCTACCTCGACGTCCGCCACCGCGGCCGCGTCGTCTCGCAAGCCCTCGTCGTCGCGACCGGCGTCTCCGGCGATGGGCGGCGGGAGATCCTGGGCATGAGCCTTGGGGACGCGGAGACCACCGACTTCTGGACCGAGTTCCTCCGCGGCCTCCGCGACCGCGGCCTGAAGGTCGCCACCGACGCCGACCCGGAAGGCGTCGCCCTGGTCACGTCCGACGCGCACGCTGGCCTGAAGGCCGCGGTCAAAGCGATCCTGCCCGGAGCCGGGTGGCAGCGCTGCCGGGTCCACTTCGCCCGCAACGTCACCCAACGCCTGGGCTCGGCCCGCTCCAAGCCGGTCAACGCGCTGATCACCACGATCTTCGCGCAGACCACCCCGGAGGCCGTGCTCGCCCAGTACCAGCAAGTCACCGACAGCCTGCGCTCCTCATTCCCCGAGATCGCCGCCATGCTCGAAGCCGCCGAACCCGACCTCACCGGGTTCGCGGCGATGCCCCGCGAGCACTGGCAGAAGATCTGGTCGAACAACCCCATCGAACGCCTCAACCGCGAGATCAAACGCCGCGCCGACGTCGTGCAGATCTTCCCCGACCGCGACTCCGTGACCCGGCTCATCGGCGCCGTCCTGCAGGAACAGCACGAGGAATGGCAATACGGCGAACGCCGCTACTTCTCCGACATCTCCATGCGCAAACTCGTCCACACCCTCCACGCGCACACCGAACCCGCCCGCCCCGAGCTCTACCTCACCGCCTGA
- a CDS encoding PRD domain-containing protein, whose translation MTRARQDRVLGLLLRDGDWVTASALADALGVTPRSIRSYVTAANARVAPGVAVESGPQGYRAGSDAAAALRAGGDTGTPRDRLHTLVRALLDAPDGIDVFDTADALHVSPATVDADLARVRGLLGGTELTLERSASRARLRGTEGAQRRLLSRLAHDEMDAGSFDLAALRRTLGEGSVGAQAFGPFKTELVARLGELGWFVNEFGIADVVMHIAIAADRTSRDRPLDAVVGAARERPTQNQVAEIIAELSERHLGVRLGSADLQHLATLVLTRVVAPDGHEDAASGAAPSSLDPEVEAVVREVVTAAAEEFLVDIAHDDFVARLALHVQNLLHRAREQAWSRNPLTRSLKSTYPMIFEVAVFIASRLQQRLGIPLPDDEIAYIAMHVGGRLERSRRADQLLTATIVCPGYYDLHELLRSSVDRSLGQAIEVVGVETRVDPDWVSIDTDLILTTIDSPTTTDRIVRIQPFLTDADVERVQSAAGRIRRSRRLARLRAELERYFEPSAFVRGFDEAAGEEGVIRGLGALLQACGVIDAEYVERTIERERLSSTAFTDALAVPHALEMTASRTAIAIGIADPSIPWGDGRVQVVALVAFSETDREAFQTVFEQFVEVFSERDSVQRIVRRGTDFNAFLDELVAVIDG comes from the coding sequence GTGACCCGAGCCCGGCAAGATCGTGTGCTCGGACTGCTCCTGCGCGACGGCGACTGGGTCACGGCATCCGCTCTCGCCGACGCGCTGGGTGTGACTCCGCGCAGCATCCGGTCGTACGTCACCGCCGCCAACGCGCGGGTGGCGCCGGGCGTCGCGGTCGAGTCCGGACCGCAGGGCTACCGTGCCGGGTCCGACGCCGCTGCCGCGCTGCGGGCGGGCGGCGACACCGGCACACCGCGCGACCGGCTGCACACCCTCGTGCGGGCGCTCCTCGACGCCCCCGACGGCATCGACGTGTTCGACACCGCCGACGCGCTGCATGTCTCGCCCGCCACCGTCGACGCCGACCTCGCCCGCGTCCGCGGACTGCTGGGCGGCACCGAGCTCACCCTCGAGCGCTCCGCGTCCCGCGCGCGGTTGCGTGGAACCGAGGGTGCGCAGCGGCGTCTGCTCAGCCGGCTCGCGCACGACGAGATGGACGCGGGGTCGTTCGACCTCGCCGCGCTCCGCCGCACGCTCGGAGAAGGGTCGGTCGGCGCCCAGGCGTTCGGCCCGTTCAAGACCGAGCTGGTGGCGCGCCTGGGTGAACTGGGGTGGTTCGTCAACGAGTTCGGCATCGCCGACGTCGTGATGCACATCGCGATCGCGGCCGACCGCACCTCGCGCGACCGCCCGCTCGACGCCGTCGTCGGCGCCGCGCGGGAGCGGCCGACCCAGAACCAGGTCGCCGAGATCATCGCGGAGCTCTCGGAGCGCCACCTCGGCGTACGGCTCGGCAGCGCCGATCTGCAGCACCTCGCGACGCTGGTGCTGACGCGCGTGGTCGCGCCCGACGGACACGAGGACGCAGCATCCGGGGCCGCACCGTCGTCCCTCGATCCGGAGGTCGAGGCCGTCGTGCGGGAGGTCGTGACGGCGGCGGCCGAAGAGTTCCTCGTCGACATCGCGCACGACGACTTCGTCGCGCGGCTCGCGCTGCACGTGCAGAACCTGCTGCACCGCGCGCGCGAGCAGGCGTGGTCCCGCAACCCGCTGACGCGGTCGCTGAAGTCCACGTACCCGATGATCTTCGAGGTCGCGGTGTTCATCGCGAGCCGGCTGCAGCAGCGGCTCGGCATCCCCCTGCCGGACGACGAGATCGCCTACATCGCGATGCACGTCGGGGGCCGGCTCGAGCGCAGCCGCCGGGCCGACCAGCTGCTCACCGCGACCATCGTGTGCCCCGGCTACTACGACCTGCACGAGCTGCTGCGCTCGAGCGTCGACCGCTCGCTCGGGCAGGCGATCGAGGTCGTCGGCGTCGAGACGCGCGTCGATCCCGACTGGGTCTCGATCGACACCGATCTCATCCTGACCACGATCGATTCCCCGACCACGACCGACCGGATCGTGCGGATCCAGCCGTTCCTCACCGACGCCGACGTCGAGCGGGTGCAGTCCGCGGCCGGCCGCATCCGCCGCTCACGCCGCCTGGCCCGGCTGCGCGCCGAGCTGGAGCGCTATTTCGAGCCCTCGGCGTTCGTTCGCGGGTTCGACGAGGCGGCGGGGGAGGAGGGAGTGATCCGCGGGCTCGGCGCGCTGCTCCAGGCCTGCGGCGTCATCGACGCCGAGTACGTCGAGCGCACCATCGAGCGCGAGCGCCTGTCGTCGACCGCGTTCACTGATGCCCTGGCCGTGCCGCACGCCCTCGAGATGACGGCGTCCCGCACGGCCATCGCCATCGGCATCGCCGACCCCTCGATCCCGTGGGGCGACGGCCGCGTGCAGGTCGTGGCGCTGGTGGCGTTCTCCGAGACCGACCGCGAGGCGTTCCAGACGGTGTTCGAGCAGTTCGTCGAGGTGTTCAGCGAGCGCGACAGCGTCCAGCGCATCGTGCGCCGCGGCACCGACTTCAACGCCTTCCTCGACGAGCTCGTCGCCGTCATCGACGGCTGA
- a CDS encoding PTS sugar transporter translates to MRILVVCGAGASSTFVAQRVRHAAHAEGLDYSAFAGTEQSLPIDLDAADVVLVGPHLVHALERIERDAAARGTTVVLLPPDIFGDRDGTRTLALVRAAIGSPGGPLPAADAAPPPTH, encoded by the coding sequence ATGAGGATCCTGGTGGTGTGCGGAGCGGGTGCCTCGAGCACCTTCGTCGCTCAGCGCGTGCGTCATGCGGCCCACGCCGAGGGACTCGACTACTCCGCCTTCGCCGGCACCGAGCAGTCGCTTCCGATCGATCTCGACGCCGCCGACGTGGTCCTCGTGGGTCCGCACCTGGTCCATGCGCTCGAGCGCATAGAACGGGATGCCGCCGCGCGAGGCACGACGGTGGTCCTGCTGCCGCCCGACATCTTCGGAGACCGCGACGGCACGCGCACACTCGCGCTGGTCCGCGCCGCGATCGGGAGCCCCGGGGGGCCGCTCCCGGCCGCGGACGCGGCACCGCCGCCCACCCACTGA
- a CDS encoding HPr family phosphocarrier protein → MPPISRTVRIGSTHGLHARPAKLFAQAAKDAGIPITIAKDAGSPVNAASILGVIALGVEQGDYVTLTADGDGAESTLDTLAELLTTDHDAEA, encoded by the coding sequence ATGCCACCCATCTCCCGCACCGTCCGCATCGGATCGACGCACGGTCTGCACGCGCGTCCGGCCAAGCTGTTCGCGCAGGCGGCGAAGGATGCCGGCATCCCGATCACCATCGCGAAGGATGCGGGAAGCCCGGTCAACGCGGCGAGCATCCTCGGCGTGATCGCGCTGGGCGTCGAGCAGGGCGACTACGTGACCCTCACCGCGGACGGCGACGGCGCCGAGTCGACGCTCGACACGCTTGCGGAGCTGCTCACCACCGACCACGACGCGGAGGCCTGA
- the ptsP gene encoding phosphoenolpyruvate--protein phosphotransferase: protein MTELRGVGIGLGVAQGPVARMAEPAPPPSDAASTLGVEDEKSRVADAVATVARELEARGLQAGGAAQEVLEAQAMMAEDPTLADEIGARLAQGKTGEFAVFDAFASFRDQLTAMGGYLGERAADLDDVAQRVIARLRGVPAPGVPDPGHPFVLVAKDLAPADTALLDLDKVLALVTTEGGPTSHTAILAREKSIVAIVGATSATGLRDGETVIVDAAAGVVTTEPTTAELERAQNRADARAAQASAPITDGALADGTPIPLLANLGNPEGATDAVALGAEGVGLFRTEFLFLSSNQAPTVEQQREAYTKLLAAFPGKKVVVRVLDAGADKPLAFLNDAHEENPALGLRGIRALRASEDILREQLTALAEADAATDADLWVMAPMIATVEETEYFVDLARDYGIKTAGVMVEVPSSALLADRILVDADFASIGTNDLTQYTLAADRLLGSVASFQDPWHPAVLRLIREVGEAGAANGKPVGICGEAAADPLLAVVLVGLGATSLSMAPTALADVRATLLQHSIAQARDIASAALAANDAASARSAAQQAATR from the coding sequence ATGACCGAACTCCGTGGCGTGGGAATCGGCCTGGGCGTCGCTCAGGGACCCGTCGCACGCATGGCCGAGCCGGCGCCGCCGCCCTCGGACGCTGCCAGCACGCTGGGCGTCGAGGACGAGAAGTCGCGGGTGGCGGATGCTGTCGCCACCGTCGCGCGCGAGCTCGAGGCCCGGGGGCTGCAGGCGGGCGGCGCCGCGCAGGAGGTGCTCGAGGCGCAGGCGATGATGGCGGAGGACCCGACGCTCGCCGACGAGATCGGCGCGCGTCTGGCGCAGGGCAAGACGGGCGAGTTCGCGGTGTTCGACGCCTTCGCATCGTTCCGCGACCAGCTCACGGCGATGGGCGGCTACCTCGGCGAGCGCGCGGCGGACCTCGACGACGTGGCGCAGCGTGTGATCGCCCGGCTCCGCGGTGTGCCGGCTCCGGGTGTGCCGGACCCCGGGCATCCGTTCGTCCTCGTCGCGAAGGACCTCGCGCCGGCCGACACGGCACTCCTCGACCTCGACAAGGTGCTCGCCCTGGTGACCACGGAGGGCGGGCCGACCTCCCACACCGCGATCCTCGCGCGGGAGAAGTCGATCGTCGCGATCGTCGGTGCCACCTCGGCGACCGGGCTGCGCGACGGCGAGACCGTGATCGTGGATGCCGCCGCCGGTGTCGTGACGACCGAACCGACCACCGCCGAGCTCGAGCGGGCGCAGAACCGCGCCGACGCCCGCGCCGCGCAGGCGTCGGCGCCGATCACCGACGGCGCGCTCGCGGACGGCACCCCGATCCCGCTGCTGGCGAACCTCGGCAACCCGGAGGGCGCGACCGACGCGGTCGCACTGGGCGCCGAGGGCGTGGGCCTGTTCCGCACCGAGTTCCTGTTCCTGAGCTCGAACCAGGCGCCCACCGTCGAGCAGCAGCGCGAGGCGTACACGAAGCTGCTCGCCGCGTTCCCGGGCAAGAAGGTCGTCGTCCGGGTGCTGGACGCCGGCGCCGACAAGCCGCTCGCGTTCCTGAACGACGCGCACGAGGAGAACCCCGCGCTCGGGCTCCGCGGCATCCGCGCCCTCCGCGCCAGCGAGGACATCCTGCGCGAGCAGCTCACGGCACTTGCCGAAGCGGATGCCGCCACCGACGCCGACCTCTGGGTCATGGCGCCGATGATCGCCACGGTCGAGGAGACGGAGTACTTCGTCGACCTCGCGCGCGACTACGGCATCAAGACCGCGGGCGTCATGGTGGAGGTGCCGTCCTCGGCGCTGCTCGCCGATCGCATCCTGGTGGACGCGGACTTCGCCTCCATCGGCACCAACGACCTCACGCAGTACACGCTCGCCGCAGACCGACTCCTCGGGTCGGTCGCGTCGTTCCAGGACCCGTGGCACCCGGCGGTGCTGCGCCTGATCCGCGAGGTCGGCGAAGCCGGCGCCGCGAACGGCAAGCCGGTCGGCATCTGCGGTGAGGCGGCGGCAGATCCCCTGCTCGCCGTCGTGCTCGTCGGCCTGGGCGCCACGAGCCTGTCCATGGCACCCACGGCCCTCGCCGACGTGCGGGCCACCCTTCTCCAGCACTCCATCGCCCAGGCACGCGACATCGCCTCGGCCGCACTCGCCGCGAACGACGCGGCATCCGCCCGGTCCGCAGCCCAGCAGGCGGCCACCCGATAG
- a CDS encoding PTS mannitol transporter subunit IICB → MTTASVPASGTSRARVGVQRFGTFLSGMIMPNIPALIAWGIFTAFFIAVGWTPVPALATLVGPFIHYLLPILIAYTGGSIIYGVRGGVVASIGTFGAIAGSDYLIAQINADLPADNQLGQVHMFIGAMIMAPICAYTMRWLDSLWEGKIRAGFEMLVNMFSAGIWGFVLAIIGFYPIAWLVNGIMQVLSNAVDWLVSMNLLPLTSIIIEPAKVFFLNNAINHGVLTPLGIQQSAETGSSILFLLEANPGPGVGLLLAFTFFGIGAARASAPGAAVIQFFGGIHEVYFPYALMKPMLILALIAGGMTGVTTNMLLGGALRAPAAPGSIFAVIAQVANNSYVAVLLSVVLAATVTFLISWVILRASRKRDLEAMAATDDAFGAAITQTAAAKGKSSAALDGLRGGAATSADGGIEPATMTEREIHNIVFACDAGMGSSAMGASVLRNKIKKAGIEDVTVTNKAIAALDASADLVITQNQLTDRARQKTPNSVHVSVDNFMNSPRYDEVVDLVRTQHEDGTA, encoded by the coding sequence ATGACAACGGCGTCAGTGCCCGCTTCGGGCACCAGCAGGGCGCGAGTCGGAGTCCAGCGCTTCGGCACGTTCCTGTCCGGCATGATCATGCCGAACATCCCCGCGCTCATCGCGTGGGGCATCTTCACCGCGTTCTTCATCGCGGTCGGCTGGACCCCGGTCCCGGCGCTCGCGACGCTGGTGGGTCCCTTCATCCACTACCTCCTGCCGATCCTGATCGCGTATACCGGCGGCAGCATCATCTACGGTGTCCGCGGCGGCGTGGTCGCCTCGATCGGAACGTTCGGCGCCATAGCCGGGTCGGATTACCTGATCGCCCAGATCAACGCCGACCTGCCGGCGGACAACCAGCTGGGCCAGGTGCACATGTTCATCGGCGCGATGATCATGGCCCCGATCTGCGCCTACACCATGCGGTGGCTGGACAGCCTGTGGGAGGGCAAGATCCGTGCCGGCTTCGAGATGCTCGTGAACATGTTCTCGGCGGGCATCTGGGGCTTCGTGCTCGCGATCATCGGGTTCTACCCGATCGCGTGGCTCGTCAACGGCATCATGCAGGTGCTGAGCAACGCGGTGGACTGGCTCGTCTCGATGAACCTGCTGCCGCTCACGAGCATCATCATCGAGCCGGCGAAGGTGTTCTTCCTGAACAACGCGATCAACCACGGCGTGCTCACGCCGCTCGGCATCCAGCAGTCCGCCGAGACCGGATCGTCGATCCTGTTCCTGCTCGAGGCCAACCCCGGCCCCGGCGTGGGTCTGCTCCTCGCGTTCACGTTCTTCGGCATCGGCGCCGCGCGCGCCTCCGCCCCGGGCGCCGCGGTGATCCAGTTCTTCGGCGGCATCCACGAGGTGTACTTCCCGTACGCGCTGATGAAGCCGATGCTGATCCTCGCGCTGATCGCCGGCGGTATGACCGGCGTCACGACGAACATGCTCCTGGGCGGTGCCCTCCGAGCCCCGGCCGCACCGGGCAGCATCTTCGCGGTGATCGCCCAGGTCGCGAACAACTCCTATGTCGCCGTCCTGCTCTCGGTGGTGCTGGCGGCCACCGTGACATTCCTCATCTCGTGGGTCATCCTGCGTGCTTCGCGCAAGCGCGACCTCGAGGCGATGGCGGCGACCGACGACGCTTTCGGCGCGGCGATCACGCAGACCGCGGCGGCCAAGGGCAAGTCGTCGGCGGCACTGGACGGCCTGCGCGGCGGCGCGGCCACGAGCGCCGACGGCGGCATCGAGCCCGCGACCATGACGGAGCGCGAGATCCACAACATCGTGTTCGCGTGCGACGCGGGCATGGGTTCGTCGGCCATGGGCGCGAGCGTCCTGCGCAACAAGATCAAGAAGGCGGGCATCGAGGACGTCACGGTCACCAACAAGGCGATCGCGGCCCTGGACGCGTCGGCCGACCTGGTGATCACGCAGAACCAGCTCACGGATCGCGCACGGCAGAAGACGCCGAACTCGGTGCACGTGTCGGTCGACAACTTCATGAACTCGCCGCGATACGACGAGGTCGTGGACCTTGTCCGCACCCAGCACGAGGATGGAACCGCGTAG
- a CDS encoding PTS sugar transporter subunit IIA has protein sequence MAREVLSIGQVRIHSGSASRDEAMREAADILQSAGAVTGAYYDAMLQREQTVSTYMGNELAIPHGTNETKGEILESALSVVRYDGGVDWDGNPVTFVIGIAGKGDEHLEILSQIAILFSDEDEVERLKTAQTPEELFGLVSAAGV, from the coding sequence ATGGCACGCGAGGTTCTGAGCATCGGCCAGGTGCGCATCCACTCCGGGAGCGCTTCGCGCGACGAGGCGATGCGGGAGGCGGCGGACATCCTGCAGTCGGCGGGCGCCGTCACCGGCGCCTACTACGACGCGATGCTCCAGCGCGAGCAGACCGTGTCGACGTACATGGGGAACGAGCTCGCGATCCCCCATGGCACCAACGAGACCAAGGGCGAGATCCTCGAGTCGGCGCTGTCGGTGGTTCGCTACGACGGCGGCGTGGACTGGGACGGCAACCCCGTGACCTTCGTGATCGGCATCGCCGGCAAGGGCGACGAGCACCTCGAGATCCTGTCGCAGATCGCGATCCTCTTCTCGGACGAGGACGAGGTCGAACGGCTCAAGACCGCCCAGACGCCGGAGGAGCTGTTCGGCCTGGTGTCGGCGGCGGGCGTCTGA
- a CDS encoding mannitol-1-phosphate 5-dehydrogenase, which produces MKAVHFGAGNIGRGFVGLLLHEGGYELVFSDVAAPLVDAINHVSRYTVHEVGEGGRDTLVTGFTAINSAEHPDKVIDEIAGANVVTTAVGPTILKFVAPHIVAGLALRDPSSPPLQIMACENAINATDLLRDEIKALAGDAWDALSSRAVFANTAVDRIVPAQPEGAGVDVTVEPFFEWAIERPPFGDDPPNIPGAHFVDDLAPYIERKLFTVNTGHAATAYFGAQAGVEAIAGALADPAIASRVEAALEETSALLEAKHGLDASSLADYRATILGRFRNKALPDTVWRVGRQPLRKLSRHERFVGPAAEAAERGLGVDALVAAMGAALAFDDSEDAQSVDLQRMLREQDAASFTASVTGLEPQHPLFPKVEAIVAARQAELGSANG; this is translated from the coding sequence ATGAAGGCCGTCCACTTCGGGGCCGGCAACATCGGGCGAGGGTTCGTCGGGCTGCTCCTGCACGAGGGCGGGTACGAACTCGTCTTCTCGGACGTCGCCGCACCGCTCGTCGACGCGATCAACCACGTGTCCCGCTACACGGTGCACGAGGTGGGCGAGGGCGGTCGCGACACGCTCGTCACGGGCTTCACGGCCATCAACAGCGCCGAGCACCCCGACAAGGTCATCGACGAGATCGCCGGGGCGAACGTCGTCACGACGGCGGTGGGGCCGACGATCCTCAAGTTCGTCGCGCCGCACATCGTCGCCGGGCTCGCCCTGCGCGACCCCTCGAGCCCGCCGCTGCAGATCATGGCGTGCGAGAACGCGATCAACGCCACCGACCTCCTCCGTGACGAGATCAAGGCGCTCGCCGGCGACGCGTGGGACGCGCTCTCATCACGCGCGGTGTTCGCCAACACCGCCGTCGACCGGATCGTGCCGGCCCAACCGGAGGGCGCAGGCGTCGACGTCACCGTCGAGCCGTTCTTCGAGTGGGCGATCGAGCGGCCGCCGTTCGGCGACGACCCGCCGAACATCCCCGGCGCCCACTTCGTCGACGACCTCGCGCCGTACATCGAGCGCAAGCTCTTCACCGTCAACACCGGGCATGCGGCCACGGCGTACTTCGGCGCTCAGGCCGGAGTCGAGGCGATCGCCGGCGCGCTGGCCGATCCGGCGATCGCGTCGCGGGTCGAGGCTGCTCTGGAGGAGACGTCGGCGCTGCTGGAGGCCAAGCACGGACTCGACGCCTCGTCGCTCGCCGACTACCGCGCGACGATCCTCGGTCGCTTCCGCAACAAGGCCCTGCCCGACACGGTGTGGCGCGTCGGCCGCCAGCCGCTGCGCAAGCTCTCACGACACGAGCGGTTCGTCGGCCCCGCAGCCGAGGCCGCAGAGCGCGGCCTCGGGGTGGACGCGCTGGTCGCCGCGATGGGCGCGGCTCTCGCTTTCGACGACAGCGAGGACGCCCAGTCGGTGGACCTGCAACGGATGCTGCGGGAACAGGATGCCGCGTCGTTCACCGCGTCGGTCACGGGCCTCGAGCCGCAGCATCCGCTCTTCCCGAAGGTCGAGGCGATCGTCGCGGCCCGGCAGGCGGAACTCGGCAGCGCGAACGGGTAG
- a CDS encoding NAD(P)/FAD-dependent oxidoreductase, with translation MSAHRYAIIGAGPSGLAAARGLQRAGIAFDGYEASRGVGGLWDIENPRSTMYESAHLISSRTTTEFAEFPMRTTADYPGHRELIAYFREFADHFGLTDLFRFGTKVTSLEPADDGGWMLRADAPDGTLEHRYAGVILANGTLAEPNVPAFRGEFTGELLHTSAYKSAMQLTGKRVLIIGAGNSGCDIAVDAVHHAASVDMSVRRGYYFVPRYLFGKPSDTLNQGKPLPARIKQFVDTRVLRAFTGDPVRFGFPKPDYKIYESHPIVNTLILNHLGQGDLRIVPDIDRFDGRTVHFRDGSSGEYDIVLLATGYKLDYPFVDRAALEWSGMAPHLFLNTFTPTFNGLYVMGMIEASGIGWQGRYEQAELIAAYLAALERHPDRAAAFRARVTGEPWPDVTGGYKYLGLERMSYYVNKDAYRSAVRTATEALKTDAAARGPRRGRGTARRKVTA, from the coding sequence ATGAGCGCGCACCGCTATGCCATCATCGGCGCCGGTCCGTCGGGCCTGGCCGCCGCACGCGGACTCCAGAGGGCGGGGATCGCCTTCGACGGCTACGAGGCGTCGCGCGGCGTCGGCGGGCTCTGGGACATCGAGAATCCGCGCTCGACGATGTACGAGTCGGCGCACCTGATCTCGTCGCGCACGACCACGGAGTTCGCCGAGTTCCCGATGCGCACGACGGCCGACTACCCGGGCCACCGCGAGCTCATCGCGTACTTCCGCGAGTTCGCCGACCATTTCGGGCTGACCGACCTGTTCCGGTTCGGCACGAAGGTCACCTCGCTCGAACCCGCAGACGACGGCGGTTGGATGCTGCGCGCCGACGCACCTGACGGCACCCTCGAGCACCGCTACGCCGGCGTGATCCTCGCGAACGGCACGCTCGCCGAGCCCAACGTCCCGGCGTTCCGCGGCGAGTTCACCGGGGAACTCCTTCACACCAGCGCCTACAAGTCCGCGATGCAGCTCACCGGCAAGCGGGTGCTCATCATCGGCGCCGGCAACTCGGGCTGTGACATCGCGGTCGACGCCGTGCACCACGCGGCCTCCGTCGACATGAGCGTGCGCCGCGGCTACTACTTCGTGCCGCGGTACCTGTTCGGCAAGCCGTCCGACACCCTCAACCAGGGCAAGCCGCTCCCGGCGCGCATCAAGCAGTTCGTCGACACGCGCGTCCTGCGTGCGTTCACCGGCGACCCCGTGCGGTTCGGGTTCCCCAAGCCCGACTACAAGATCTACGAGTCGCACCCGATCGTCAACACGCTGATCCTCAACCACCTCGGCCAGGGCGACCTGCGGATCGTCCCCGACATCGACCGCTTCGACGGCCGCACGGTGCACTTCCGCGACGGCTCGTCGGGCGAGTACGACATCGTCCTCCTCGCGACCGGCTACAAGCTGGACTATCCGTTCGTCGACCGCGCCGCGCTGGAGTGGTCGGGCATGGCGCCCCACCTGTTCCTCAACACCTTCACCCCGACGTTCAACGGCCTCTACGTGATGGGCATGATCGAGGCATCCGGAATCGGCTGGCAGGGCCGCTACGAGCAGGCCGAGCTCATCGCCGCCTACCTCGCCGCGCTCGAGCGCCACCCCGATCGCGCCGCCGCCTTCCGCGCCCGCGTGACCGGCGAGCCCTGGCCCGACGTGACGGGCGGCTACAAGTACCTCGGCCTCGAGCGCATGTCGTACTACGTCAACAAGGACGCGTACCGCAGCGCCGTGCGCACCGCCACCGAGGCACTGAAGACGGATGCTGCGGCCCGAGGTCCGCGACGCGGCCGCGGCACCGCGCGCAGGAAGGTGACGGCATGA